The window TCTTAAGTGCGAACTAGGAAGTAACAACTTTTCTGTATTATGACTGTTTAATATTTACGGTACTGATTTTCTAGAAATCATATAATCTTTCCACTAGAAACACTTGCTACACGAAAccttttttgtcattttatgTATTACATTTTGTCTTCTAGAACCTTGATGTGTCAAAATTTACCAGTGTCTAAAGACTTCTTTTTAATGAATTCAGCCACCTAAATGTCCATTCGACTGAAAAGGACGAGGAGAATAATGTTCATTCCGAGTCGCTTTCACAAGTTCCAAATGATATGGCTGGTGAAGGTATTGCTGCATCAAACGCAGCTCAAGTGTATGATGTCTCCAAGCAAGAGAGTCTCTTGGAGTCCGAAAGCAATCAAAACTCTTTTGACCACGTTCCATGTAATATTATCGGGCCTGTTCCTCCAGCTCCTGCGAGCCAGCATCCACAGTTTGAGAATGCTGCTGACCCTCAAGCACGTGATGCCCTTCGCATTCCTAACTTTGTGGTATGCCTTCAAAACTAACTTGTTGGGCTGCTTTATTCTTGATCGCCTTAAACCATTGATTATGCCTAGATTTTACTCTTCATTGGTCAGGAACATTTTGCCGCATTACATAGTTTTTTAGGAATTCTCATCATCTCTAGTTTGTCTTTTGAATGACATATACTTTTGTTGTTCGAAGGTCCAGCAACCATTCGATACAGCGAGTTACTATGCTCAATTCTACCGATCAGGCCCTGACAGTGATGGACGTGTTTCTCCCTTTGTTTCTCCAGGGGTTGCATCCAAGTTTAATGGAAATGTTACAGTATTGCCCCCTCATTCGTCTCAAACCATGCAAGAGGTTAGTGCAGCTTTTTGGGTTAGTCTAATTTGTTGTATAATCCATTCCACTTCTGTATCTGAAATGCTTGAACATATTGATTTGTAGGGTGGAAACAACTTAGTTCTGTCGACAGCTAGTCCAACTCCACTGGTAACACAGCCTTCTGGGCTGATGCAGAGCTCTATACCTGTCACGCAGCAGCCTGTTCCTTTCTTACGGCCCCCAGGATTACACATGTCACATTATCCACCGAACTACATGCCATATGGACACTACTTCTCCCCATTCTATCTACCTCACCCGGCAATGCAACAGTTCTTAAGCAATGGCGCGTTTGCTCAGCAGCCTCAGGCAAGCAGTGTGTATCCTGCTCCTCCTCCACCCCCTGGTGCTGCAACAGGTGGAAAATACACACTCCCTCATCACAAGCCTGGGAATAATAATACAGGAAACTTGACTCATGTCGGTGTGCCTGGTGGTTACGGACCGCCATCACATGGTTCCTTCCCAGCAGAATATAATCCCAATTCTGGTGCTTCAGCTGGGAATTCAACTTCCAATGAGGATCTCAACACGTTGCAGTTGAAGGAAAACAACGGCTACAGCACAACAGGGCAACAGGTATCTATTGCCTCTTTGAACCCAACTCAGTTGAAAGATTACTTAAAGTTCCTATTCGTAATGAGTTTTTTTATCTGCAGAGTGAAGCATTACCTGTATGGATTGCGGGACCAGGACGAGATGTGCCGAGCTCGTTCTACGGTTTACAGCACCATGGGCAACACGTGACTTACGCTCCAGCACAAGCCGCTCACGTGACATTCCCTGGTATGTATCATCCGGGACAAGCAGTGACAGCAGCTGGAGGAGTTCACCATCCGCTCTTACAACAGTCTCAGGGTGTTGCTGGAGCTGAAATGGTTGCACCTGGGCCTCCTAACGTTTTCCAACAGCCTCAGCAAACACCGATGAATTGGCCAAGTAATTACTGAAAGAGAAAGGAAAAGAAGATTTTGGGGGATTCAACCAGAGTATCAGGAAGATATGGTGCATTGACTTGCGTGCGTGTGTGTGTATGCCATCTAACAAATTACCGAAGAAAGGAAGCTATGAAGTTGAGCATGAAGGGATTGACAGAGGATGATCATAAAAGGATAGGGGAGGTATTTTTTAATGAATCCAGTGTTTTTTGGTGTTTCTATatctttttttcgttttttggGGGGTTTTAGCAAAATATTTGCTTTATTAGTTTTTAGCTCTTCTGAGCTAAGCCAAAAGAACTTTTCCTGCCTGAGTCTGTATCTAAAGACTCTTGGTTCTTTTCTCAGCCTTTTTCTCAGCCTTTTGTGAACATGTTTAAATACGAAGTTACCTGAACttttatttgaattaaaaaatacaagaaAATATGTAGAATGTTATAGTCTTCCAGAATATCCAAATATTATTAAAGTGTTTTTGAAAGAGCTACTGTTTTGCCTTTGCATCACTTTTAATCAATGCTCTATAAACTGTTAAGAACTTAGACGCTAAGCAATTGTGACAAAACAAGATCACGTTACAGGTCGGGCCAGTCAGTTACTTAAAAGGAGACTAAGTGGTAACCACATAGCTTTGTCTGAAAAGATTCTGGATACTGTCTTTAATTTACAAGAATGCACAGTGCAAAGCACTTAGGAGCATACATATACTGATATACATACACATGAAAAGAAAGTCATATACAATCAtatatgttttaactttttacacTAAGTCTCCCTGCATCTTTCAACTACCAAGACAAGAGCAAAATTCATGGAACCTTGATCTGTGTAAAAGCCCTGAAGCAGCAGAGATCCAATtggattaatattttttgtcagAGAACGATCTCTCTGAACACTAATGAAGCTTCTTCAAGGCCAAAAAAAACAGATTGAATCCCAAGAATAAATGATTTGCTTACAATACTCAATCAGTTTAGTGTCTTCTCAAACCCCAGAGAGtagtcttgtttttttttcataatttctgACTTTGAGAAGTCTCTCCATAAGTCAAAAACCATCCTTTGTTCAGTTTTAAGCCATGTGTATCTACTTTGTTTACCCTTCAATAGCTTCTGGTTGGGGTGAGTGGGTCATAGTC is drawn from Brassica rapa cultivar Chiifu-401-42 chromosome A05, CAAS_Brap_v3.01, whole genome shotgun sequence and contains these coding sequences:
- the LOC103870647 gene encoding GBF-interacting protein 1-like isoform X2, producing the protein MPWCVGSPDGAPSAVESSKNRVALGSNAVHTEQKSANSLPLSRPSSSEVRFTSSNSKPVSEQHLGQSKLQNRSRGVGKATVNDAYVPSPASSHSNSTGSRPSSNYSNRSHHTVGPQRVKEWKPKPVNHTTTQGSGASATAEALAVPTEASEKSVEDVVSSAEGTSRLQRQLEDLQIQRQHVIIPNHILVPEAERTKFSFGSFDAGFSITSSSVAFPENAPLSQNSQEVEDSLEADELSHLNVHSTEKDEENNVHSESLSQVPNDMAGEGIAASNAAQVYDVSKQESLLESESNQNSFDHVPCNIIGPVPPAPASQHPQFENAADPQARDALRIPNFVVQQPFDTASYYAQFYRSGPDSDGRVSPFVSPGVASKFNGNVTVLPPHSSQTMQEGGNNLVLSTASPTPLVTQPSGLMQSSIPVTQQPVPFLRPPGLHMSHYPPNYMPYGHYFSPFYLPHPAMQQFLSNGAFAQQPQASSVYPAPPPPPGAATGGKYTLPHHKPGNNNTGNLTHVGVPGGYGPPSHGSFPAEYNPNSGASAGNSTSNEDLNTLQLKENNGYSTTGQQSEALPVWIAGPGRDVPSSFYGLQHHGQHVTYAPAQAAHVTFPGMYHPGQAVTAAGGVHHPLLQQSQGVAGAEMVAPGPPNVFQQPQQTPMNWPSNY
- the LOC103870647 gene encoding GBF-interacting protein 1-like isoform X1 encodes the protein MVGSGARVSIGADTRKTIQTIKEITAGNYSEDEIHAMLLDCSMNPDEAAQRLLLQDPFLEVKKKRDKRKENLSNKDSVEPQWRSGGPGRGSRGGRMNFSSRHSSHDGAGAKNSFRKENSPKQVADPSTSTSQQQIKTKDNALVCSLPPVMDKSSVGLTSGSPDGAPSAVESSKNRVALGSNAVHTEQKSANSLPLSRPSSSEVRFTSSNSKPVSEQHLGQSKLQNRSRGVGKATVNDAYVPSPASSHSNSTGSRPSSNYSNRSHHTVGPQRVKEWKPKPVNHTTTQGSGASATAEALAVPTEASEKSVEDVVSSAEGTSRLQRQLEDLQIQRQHVIIPNHILVPEAERTKFSFGSFDAGFSITSSSVAFPENAPLSQNSQEVEDSLEADELSHLNVHSTEKDEENNVHSESLSQVPNDMAGEGIAASNAAQVYDVSKQESLLESESNQNSFDHVPCNIIGPVPPAPASQHPQFENAADPQARDALRIPNFVVQQPFDTASYYAQFYRSGPDSDGRVSPFVSPGVASKFNGNVTVLPPHSSQTMQEGGNNLVLSTASPTPLVTQPSGLMQSSIPVTQQPVPFLRPPGLHMSHYPPNYMPYGHYFSPFYLPHPAMQQFLSNGAFAQQPQASSVYPAPPPPPGAATGGKYTLPHHKPGNNNTGNLTHVGVPGGYGPPSHGSFPAEYNPNSGASAGNSTSNEDLNTLQLKENNGYSTTGQQSEALPVWIAGPGRDVPSSFYGLQHHGQHVTYAPAQAAHVTFPGMYHPGQAVTAAGGVHHPLLQQSQGVAGAEMVAPGPPNVFQQPQQTPMNWPSNY